One stretch of Sander lucioperca isolate FBNREF2018 chromosome 13, SLUC_FBN_1.2, whole genome shotgun sequence DNA includes these proteins:
- the LOC118492972 gene encoding uncharacterized protein LOC118492972 isoform X2, translated as MDPVGAVKPKKKKTTESSKTSKALGAAVQTGRIKIMEIKKSNKRNTHLEVEFNDRRQTVYVTTRLLANVFGIKVEDDVERRLRYLMPLTAEATLQGNKMIYIRVNPNLETSECASTSGLVAEKQQPDTDQQKSSQPDERDGLTFYSIKEVKSFPDKTEVSVEGKVTKVSLNQRSYLQATR; from the exons ATGGATCCTGTTGGAGCCGTGAAgcccaaaaagaagaaaacaaccGAATCCTCCAAAACCTCCAAG GCTCTAGGTGCTGCTGTCCAGACTGGGAGGATAAAAATAATGGAAATTAAAAAGTCCAATAAACGGAACACTCACCTTGAGGTAGAGTTCAACGACCGGAGGCAGACGGTTTATGTGACAACTCGACTTCTGGCAAATGTGTTTGGGATCAAAGTGGAAGATGATGTAGAAAGAAGACTCCGCTATCTAATGCCGCTCACAGCAGAAGCAACATTACAAGGAAATAAAATGATATACAttagggttaaccctaacctGG AGACAAGCGAATGTGCGAGTACGTCAGGATTAGTAGCTGAGAAACAACAACCTGACACTG ATCAACAGAAGAGCAGCCAACCTGACGAG CGCGACGGTCTGACATTTTACTCCATTAAAGAAGTCAAGTCATTTCCTGACAAGACAGAAGTGAGTGTCGAAGGAAAAGTTACAAAGGTGAGTTTAAACCAGAGAAGTTACTTACAAGCTACGAGATGA